From Thalassoroseus pseudoceratinae, the proteins below share one genomic window:
- a CDS encoding FecR family protein: MSQQFEELWTLFLEGELDQVGLASLQQLLDTDSELLQRAGDLYEEHRLLGFALQPFDDERFVEAAVATVENDGQQFVGDVISELQGRPSNVAARKEATGWQRFFLAVAVAVFILVSGLTWYFVNQIDDPASRSLVTEPIAKTEMPVRYVATMLLEDKCEWSSSESPTEGQRLSARSLDLKAGIAVIRFDGGAELVMTGETSLRLHSAGSAGLLFGDVVVRAEAGAEGFVLKTPTCEVIDLGTEFAVKVNRVGDTEVHVLDGQVSYRPIEAADELVRILQAGEGIAIDKDGRPRAVPMNPPRFQEFIRRVNPRTRSDLLTAYEGFNYSPGILPLKESDVGIGWTGPWRKRVASERTRPYDAPSPDHLEIVHGQMNVPWPVPGGRLGALKLTGGRVYYVRRLKTAIELGREDVTFLSMMVREMERADRDSDTKERLRLTFRSSQDYDGELVSFGRDAKFRPVVSTGGGVWHTSPMTLPTGQTTLWIGKIISHKNGDDEISFRVYGEEDALEYAEPSTWHVVTRDVDLDARLDLVLLSSEGTTDRIIDELRIGPTWRSVTPIMGNEE; this comes from the coding sequence GTGTCTCAGCAATTTGAAGAACTATGGACGCTGTTTCTGGAAGGTGAACTCGACCAAGTTGGGTTGGCCTCGTTGCAACAATTGTTGGACACTGATTCTGAGCTGCTTCAGCGGGCAGGCGACCTGTACGAAGAGCATCGTCTGCTTGGGTTTGCGTTACAACCCTTTGACGACGAGCGATTCGTCGAAGCTGCAGTTGCGACAGTTGAAAACGACGGCCAGCAATTCGTCGGCGACGTCATCTCGGAACTTCAAGGAAGGCCATCCAACGTTGCTGCAAGGAAAGAGGCGACGGGTTGGCAGCGTTTTTTTCTCGCTGTCGCGGTCGCAGTTTTCATCCTTGTTAGCGGACTGACTTGGTACTTTGTCAATCAGATTGACGATCCGGCGAGTCGTAGTCTTGTCACGGAGCCAATTGCAAAAACCGAAATGCCAGTCCGTTACGTCGCGACCATGCTGCTTGAGGACAAATGTGAATGGAGTTCAAGCGAATCGCCTACCGAGGGGCAACGTCTCTCAGCGCGATCCCTCGATCTGAAAGCGGGCATTGCAGTAATTCGGTTTGATGGCGGCGCTGAGCTTGTGATGACAGGGGAAACCTCTCTGCGACTCCATTCCGCCGGTAGTGCTGGATTGTTGTTTGGCGATGTCGTCGTCAGGGCGGAGGCAGGTGCGGAAGGGTTTGTTCTCAAGACGCCAACTTGCGAAGTGATCGATCTTGGAACTGAATTCGCGGTCAAAGTGAATCGCGTCGGCGACACGGAAGTGCATGTGCTCGATGGGCAAGTCAGCTATCGCCCAATCGAAGCTGCCGATGAACTCGTCAGGATATTGCAGGCCGGTGAGGGGATCGCTATCGACAAGGACGGTCGCCCACGCGCCGTTCCGATGAATCCGCCACGGTTTCAAGAGTTCATCCGGCGGGTCAATCCACGCACACGTTCTGACCTGCTGACTGCCTATGAAGGATTCAACTATTCGCCTGGGATTTTGCCATTGAAAGAAAGCGATGTGGGAATCGGCTGGACCGGACCATGGCGAAAGCGTGTGGCTTCCGAGCGGACGAGGCCTTACGACGCCCCTTCTCCTGATCACCTTGAAATTGTTCACGGCCAAATGAATGTCCCCTGGCCAGTGCCAGGCGGTCGGCTGGGAGCATTGAAGCTAACCGGCGGGCGGGTCTACTACGTGCGTCGGCTGAAGACGGCAATTGAACTCGGTCGCGAAGACGTGACGTTCCTGAGCATGATGGTTCGCGAAATGGAACGCGCCGATAGGGACAGCGACACCAAGGAACGTTTGCGTTTGACGTTTCGTTCTTCACAGGACTACGACGGTGAATTGGTGAGTTTCGGACGTGACGCAAAGTTCCGTCCTGTCGTTAGCACAGGTGGCGGGGTTTGGCACACCAGCCCGATGACATTGCCGACAGGGCAAACAACGCTTTGGATCGGCAAAATCATCTCACACAAGAACGGAGACGATGAAATCAGTTTTCGAGTTTACGGCGAAGAAGACGCTTTGGAGTACGCCGAACCCTCAACCTGGCACGTCGTGACTCGCGACGTGGATCTCGATGCTCGGTTGGATCTGGTCTTGCTCAGCAGCGAGGGAACGACGGATCGTATCATCGACGAACTACGAATCGGGCCAACATGGCGAAGTGTAACTCCGATCATGGGAAACGAAGAATGA
- a CDS encoding DUF1588 domain-containing protein, giving the protein MKTTVALSFMSILLTAPLRGEVPSKIAEFVEKHCLDCHTGEDSERGFDLESLSFRLDDVDVLADWVKAVDRVQRGEMPPEDYGEPESNEIEEFIDYLRPRLIDAERKRYAIEGRTTVRRLSREEHINALKDVLHLPKLTAGEKLPPDGLSDGFGKSSSALPFSHIQIDRYLEVADEAVRAAMAPGLKKPAKQTRHVWISDIKGETFKQTFGNANGQPTLILSKQSPFLYQNLKSGSGMPIRGRSVDDTFENWPGNFAKRTPGFVLDKAPYIDAVGVLSHGTQTIGRDFKATHDGWYRIRVGAFTFRANHGKVEPTTRTEVVAFYSDTRLLGHVDVTPQAEVHEIEAWLNAGETVSVTAASLPLWRIEPRDKKTGLRYPVVDVPAVAFQGFEMEGPLFDSWPPPSHRRLFGDLPMRPVDTLDDSGLDYEVVSKNPEVDAKRLLTSFMADAYRREIAPDDFTIPMATFRRRLAEDASFQEAMLSAYTAVLSSPHFVLVPMDPGPLPPHRLADRLALFLWNSPSDAELKRQVAAASQTELPKIVDAMIDDARATRFVNHFTDHWLDLKNIGTTEPDENLYSGFSPWLKESMLKETRAFVLAMLRDNLPASSVFDSDIVFANGALAELYGIDDISSGEVQRVKLPKDSLRGGLVTQASLLKVSANGTTTSPVVRGVYVMDRLLGDPPPPPPEAVPAVEPDLSGATTIRELLAAHREDAACAACHKKIDPPGFALEAFDVMGRFRERYHSLEKGESVKGLNRRAKPIQFKLGLPVDAAGELAGQPFMNIEDFRHLVLKDKRAIARNVLQRLTIYATGAPIGISDRNIIEGILDQTAADGFRLRSMIHGLIQSPLFRNK; this is encoded by the coding sequence GTGAAAACAACCGTTGCTCTTTCGTTTATGAGCATCTTGCTTACGGCTCCGCTACGGGGCGAAGTCCCGTCGAAGATCGCTGAGTTTGTTGAGAAGCATTGCCTCGACTGCCACACGGGAGAGGATTCCGAGCGAGGGTTTGACTTGGAATCGCTGTCGTTCCGGCTAGACGATGTCGATGTCCTTGCCGATTGGGTCAAGGCGGTTGACCGCGTTCAACGAGGCGAAATGCCACCGGAAGACTATGGCGAACCGGAATCAAATGAGATCGAAGAGTTTATAGACTATCTGCGGCCTCGATTGATTGATGCGGAGCGAAAGCGATACGCAATCGAGGGCCGCACGACCGTGCGGCGGCTCAGCCGCGAAGAACATATTAACGCCCTTAAAGATGTTCTCCATTTGCCTAAATTGACTGCGGGGGAGAAACTGCCTCCCGATGGGCTGTCGGATGGCTTTGGCAAGTCGTCCTCGGCCCTGCCGTTCTCACACATCCAGATCGATCGTTACCTGGAAGTTGCGGACGAAGCCGTTCGCGCTGCCATGGCTCCCGGACTCAAGAAACCTGCCAAGCAAACGCGACACGTCTGGATTTCGGACATCAAAGGCGAGACTTTCAAGCAGACATTCGGGAATGCGAATGGCCAGCCGACGTTAATCCTCAGCAAACAGTCCCCGTTTCTATATCAGAACCTCAAGAGCGGTAGTGGAATGCCGATTCGGGGTCGAAGCGTTGACGACACGTTCGAAAACTGGCCCGGCAACTTCGCGAAAAGGACGCCGGGTTTTGTGCTTGATAAGGCTCCTTACATCGATGCAGTTGGGGTCCTCAGTCACGGTACACAAACGATCGGCCGCGACTTCAAAGCAACCCACGATGGGTGGTATCGCATCCGAGTCGGTGCTTTCACGTTTCGGGCAAATCACGGGAAAGTCGAACCGACAACACGCACCGAAGTCGTCGCGTTTTATAGCGACACTCGACTGCTGGGACATGTTGATGTTACTCCGCAAGCGGAGGTGCACGAGATCGAAGCCTGGCTGAACGCCGGCGAAACGGTCAGCGTGACTGCGGCGTCTCTGCCTTTATGGAGGATTGAACCGAGGGACAAGAAAACAGGCTTGAGATATCCCGTCGTCGATGTTCCGGCAGTGGCGTTTCAAGGGTTTGAAATGGAAGGTCCACTCTTTGATTCCTGGCCGCCGCCGAGCCACCGGCGGCTGTTCGGCGATCTTCCGATGCGGCCAGTGGATACGCTGGACGATTCGGGTCTCGATTACGAAGTCGTTTCAAAGAACCCAGAGGTCGACGCGAAACGGTTGCTCACGTCATTCATGGCGGACGCCTATCGACGTGAGATCGCACCAGACGATTTCACTATTCCGATGGCGACATTTCGACGGCGACTGGCCGAGGATGCATCTTTTCAGGAAGCGATGCTTTCTGCCTACACGGCGGTGCTGAGTTCGCCGCATTTCGTTCTGGTGCCAATGGATCCCGGGCCGCTGCCACCTCACAGACTGGCGGACCGCCTGGCGTTGTTCCTGTGGAATTCACCATCCGACGCGGAGTTGAAAAGGCAGGTGGCTGCGGCTTCTCAGACCGAGCTTCCGAAAATCGTCGACGCGATGATTGATGACGCTCGTGCCACACGGTTCGTCAATCACTTTACCGATCACTGGCTCGACCTGAAAAATATCGGGACGACCGAGCCTGATGAGAATCTTTACAGCGGATTCTCACCGTGGCTGAAGGAATCGATGCTCAAGGAAACACGAGCCTTCGTACTGGCGATGCTGCGCGACAATCTTCCCGCGAGTAGCGTTTTCGATTCCGATATCGTCTTTGCTAACGGCGCACTGGCAGAACTCTACGGAATCGACGATATCAGCAGCGGCGAAGTCCAGCGAGTCAAGCTGCCCAAAGACTCCCTGCGTGGTGGACTGGTCACTCAGGCCAGCCTGTTGAAGGTCAGTGCCAACGGTACGACGACGTCGCCGGTCGTGCGCGGCGTGTATGTCATGGACCGCCTGCTGGGCGATCCGCCTCCGCCGCCACCGGAAGCCGTTCCGGCCGTCGAACCGGATCTGAGCGGCGCAACTACGATCCGCGAATTACTGGCCGCTCATCGCGAGGACGCGGCGTGCGCTGCCTGCCACAAGAAGATCGATCCACCCGGCTTTGCACTTGAAGCGTTCGATGTCATGGGGCGTTTCCGGGAGCGATATCACTCGCTGGAAAAGGGAGAATCTGTGAAGGGGCTGAATCGTCGAGCCAAGCCAATTCAATTCAAGCTCGGGCTTCCAGTGGATGCCGCCGGCGAACTGGCGGGTCAGCCATTCATGAATATCGAAGACTTTCGACACCTTGTGCTGAAGGACAAACGCGCGATCGCTCGCAACGTCCTGCAGCGACTGACTATTTATGCAACGGGTGCTCCGATCGGCATCTCTGACAGAAATATTATCGAAGGCATCCTCGACCAGACTGCGGCGGATGGCTTTCGACTGCGTTCCATGATTCACGGACTGATCCAGAGTCCTTTATTTCGCAACAAGTAG
- a CDS encoding DUF1552 domain-containing protein — protein MKTIHFSSGKHIRRRSILKAAGVSLALPWLDAMHPAFAKEETKAPPRRMIAINVDLGFMSDRFFPKQPGRDYEFTEYLKELAEFRNDFTVFSGLHHPGTGGQHNSDRCFLTAATHPTRPGFKNTISLDQRMADEIGFQTRWPSLALRVGPGSNSLSYTADGVRVPAIERPSDVYKALFVQGSPEQVRQQVQRLRNGQSLMDQFASEIRRLKKDVGGSDRQRLDQYFNSLRELETRLEAQEAWANTPKTSVDAPVPKDNTSPGGLIPKSRMLYDMARLALETDSTRVITILVNETFNPKVDLPGVDVPHHALTHQASQKGDELAIIERAQMKCLAGLLAGLRTAEENGRTLLDSTMVLHGSNIGDAARHDGYNLPVLLAGGGFRHGSHLAFDRKNNEPLANVFVSMLQRMGIEDEKFASSTGTIRGLELG, from the coding sequence ATGAAGACTATTCATTTTTCTTCCGGCAAACACATACGGCGGCGATCGATACTGAAGGCAGCGGGCGTCTCATTGGCGCTGCCGTGGCTGGATGCCATGCACCCTGCATTCGCGAAAGAGGAAACGAAAGCCCCTCCTCGGAGGATGATCGCGATCAACGTCGACTTGGGTTTTATGTCCGATCGTTTTTTTCCAAAGCAGCCCGGCCGCGACTATGAATTCACTGAGTATCTGAAAGAACTTGCTGAGTTTCGAAATGACTTCACTGTCTTCTCCGGACTGCATCATCCAGGAACGGGAGGCCAACACAATTCCGATCGCTGTTTCCTGACGGCTGCAACGCATCCAACTCGACCGGGATTCAAAAATACGATCTCGCTTGATCAACGGATGGCTGATGAGATCGGCTTCCAAACTCGTTGGCCATCGCTGGCGTTGCGTGTCGGTCCGGGATCGAATTCGTTGTCTTACACAGCCGATGGTGTTCGTGTGCCCGCCATCGAACGTCCCAGCGACGTTTACAAGGCGTTGTTCGTGCAAGGCAGCCCCGAGCAGGTTCGCCAGCAGGTGCAGCGTTTGCGGAACGGCCAGAGTCTGATGGATCAGTTCGCCAGCGAGATTCGAAGGTTGAAGAAGGATGTTGGGGGTTCTGACCGCCAGCGTCTGGATCAGTACTTCAATTCGTTGCGTGAACTTGAAACGCGTTTGGAAGCTCAGGAAGCGTGGGCGAACACTCCGAAGACTTCCGTCGATGCTCCAGTTCCGAAAGACAACACGTCACCCGGCGGGCTTATTCCGAAGTCCCGCATGTTGTACGACATGGCACGATTGGCATTGGAAACCGACTCCACGCGTGTCATTACGATCCTGGTCAACGAAACCTTCAATCCAAAAGTCGACCTGCCCGGTGTCGACGTCCCTCACCATGCCCTGACTCATCAGGCGTCACAGAAGGGCGATGAGCTCGCCATTATCGAACGTGCGCAAATGAAGTGTCTGGCTGGTTTGCTGGCCGGCCTTCGAACCGCCGAGGAAAACGGCCGCACGCTGTTGGACAGTACGATGGTTCTGCACGGCAGTAACATTGGCGATGCCGCCCGGCATGATGGCTACAATCTGCCGGTGTTGCTGGCTGGTGGCGGCTTCAGACATGGATCACACCTGGCGTTCGATCGAAAGAACAACGAGCCGCTGGCAAATGTGTTTGTCAGCATGCTGCAGCGGATGGGGATCGAGGACGAAAAATTCGCCAGCAGCACTGGAACGATTCGCGGATTGGAGTTGGGATGA
- a CDS encoding sugar phosphate isomerase/epimerase family protein, translating to MTFLKHCHLLGAGGIQANLGVMTADKIHQLRDYAEQHKLFIDAIVKPPKNNDDLPRFEAEIKTARDVGVQAARTTIIPGRRYERFKTLDEFRKFEKRGQQMLERAAPVVEKHRVPFAVENHKDQRLDERVALFRHLDNEFIGACVDTGNSFALLDGAYEPIEALAPYVFTVHLKDQALQPYNDGFLLGDIPLGQGSFDLKKMVAIIRNAKPNVRFALELITRDPLKVPCLTDGFYSTMPTSRALDLARTLRFVRDHPAKILQQVSTLSPAKQVELEDANVRASIQYAGSELGL from the coding sequence TTGACGTTTCTCAAGCATTGCCATTTGCTCGGTGCGGGCGGAATACAGGCCAATCTTGGCGTGATGACCGCCGACAAAATCCATCAACTGCGTGATTATGCCGAGCAGCACAAACTGTTTATCGATGCCATCGTCAAACCACCAAAGAACAATGACGACCTGCCCCGCTTCGAGGCCGAAATCAAGACGGCTCGCGACGTTGGTGTTCAGGCCGCTCGAACGACAATCATTCCAGGCAGGCGGTACGAACGATTCAAGACGCTTGATGAGTTTCGCAAGTTTGAAAAACGTGGTCAGCAGATGCTCGAACGCGCCGCGCCAGTGGTCGAAAAGCATCGCGTGCCGTTTGCAGTCGAGAATCACAAAGACCAGCGGCTCGACGAGCGGGTCGCGTTGTTTAGGCATTTGGACAACGAGTTCATTGGAGCCTGTGTTGATACCGGCAACAGCTTCGCTCTGCTCGACGGAGCCTATGAGCCGATTGAAGCACTCGCCCCATACGTCTTCACCGTGCATCTGAAAGACCAGGCACTGCAGCCTTACAACGACGGTTTCCTGCTGGGAGACATTCCACTGGGCCAGGGCAGCTTCGACCTGAAGAAGATGGTGGCGATCATCAGAAATGCAAAGCCGAACGTCCGCTTTGCGCTGGAGCTGATCACGCGCGACCCGCTCAAAGTTCCGTGTCTGACGGACGGATTTTATTCAACGATGCCCACTTCGCGAGCCCTCGATCTGGCCCGCACATTGCGGTTCGTTCGCGACCATCCCGCAAAAATCCTTCAGCAGGTGAGCACGCTGTCTCCTGCGAAACAGGTTGAGCTTGAGGATGCCAACGTCCGTGCGAGCATTCAGTACGCCGGCTCCGAGCTAGGGCTGTAA
- a CDS encoding Gfo/Idh/MocA family protein, which translates to MSGQTTISRRDILRHGTAAISSFAFGTAITSRWARANPLGANDRINVGVIGTGVRGKYLIGNLPETAQVTAICDCASSRMADTLEPKKEFAEVLAGFRDDHAAHCRTYQDYRRMLDQEQLDAVIIATPDHHHVPAAMLALEAGLDIYLEKPLSLTIREGRLLADMVKKTGCVLQVGSQQRTMEVNRFACELIRDGGLGRVRRVDSPNYPGPIAHAYFSSEPIPEGFDWNLFLGPSPHRPHNRKLWVKDEFKVDGLLWRGWDLFRDYSGHLMTNWGAHNIDMIQYALGMDHSGPVRIAPLNSDTIGNQQLDISEAALERDWKEKWHKKTPRPSGSFSDSIRFRPITMEYASGTVLNFLPGVPTATFYGEQGTMTISRNKFVTDPVDLIADGPDPTVTEKWKGSGFVARPHLQNWIDCIHSRNVPNAPVEVGHRSVTVCHLANIVRELNRPLKWNPAEERFDDNEANTLLDRPRRKQFELPK; encoded by the coding sequence ATGTCCGGACAAACGACGATTTCCAGACGTGACATTCTTCGTCATGGAACAGCTGCGATCAGCAGCTTTGCCTTCGGAACAGCCATTACGTCCCGCTGGGCACGTGCTAATCCGTTGGGAGCGAATGACCGGATAAACGTCGGGGTGATCGGCACCGGCGTTCGTGGCAAGTATCTGATCGGCAATCTTCCCGAAACAGCGCAAGTAACAGCCATTTGTGATTGTGCAAGTTCAAGGATGGCTGACACGCTTGAACCAAAGAAGGAGTTCGCGGAAGTCCTCGCCGGCTTTCGTGATGATCATGCTGCGCACTGCAGGACGTATCAGGATTATCGGCGAATGCTCGATCAGGAGCAGCTTGATGCCGTGATCATCGCAACGCCCGATCATCATCATGTACCGGCCGCGATGCTCGCGCTCGAGGCTGGGCTGGACATTTATCTGGAAAAACCGCTTTCATTGACGATTCGCGAAGGCCGCTTGCTGGCCGACATGGTGAAGAAGACAGGATGCGTGCTTCAGGTCGGCAGTCAACAACGGACAATGGAAGTGAATCGCTTTGCCTGCGAGTTGATCCGCGATGGAGGACTTGGAAGAGTCAGGCGAGTCGACAGCCCGAATTATCCCGGTCCGATTGCCCACGCATATTTCTCTTCGGAACCAATTCCAGAAGGATTTGATTGGAATCTGTTTCTCGGTCCAAGTCCTCACCGTCCCCACAATAGAAAACTGTGGGTGAAAGACGAGTTTAAGGTCGACGGGTTGCTGTGGAGAGGCTGGGATCTGTTCCGCGATTACTCAGGTCATCTGATGACGAACTGGGGAGCCCACAATATTGACATGATTCAATACGCGTTGGGTATGGATCACAGCGGGCCTGTGAGGATTGCACCTCTTAATTCAGACACGATCGGCAATCAGCAACTCGACATCAGTGAAGCCGCGTTGGAACGCGACTGGAAGGAAAAGTGGCACAAGAAGACGCCGCGTCCAAGTGGCTCATTCAGCGATTCCATTCGCTTCCGTCCGATCACAATGGAATATGCTAGTGGCACCGTTCTGAACTTCCTGCCAGGCGTGCCAACCGCGACATTTTATGGTGAGCAGGGAACTATGACGATCAGCCGTAATAAATTCGTAACCGACCCTGTCGATCTCATCGCCGACGGCCCCGATCCCACCGTTACGGAGAAATGGAAGGGCAGTGGATTCGTTGCGCGTCCGCATTTACAAAACTGGATCGACTGCATCCACAGTCGAAACGTTCCCAACGCACCCGTGGAAGTGGGCCACAGAAGCGTCACCGTGTGCCATCTCGCCAACATTGTTCGAGAACTGAATCGACCCTTAAAGTGGAATCCCGCCGAAGAACGGTTTGACGACAATGAGGCCAACACACTGCTCGATCGACCACGCCGAAAGCAATTTGAACTGCCAAAGTAA
- a CDS encoding ThiF family adenylyltransferase, translated as MTSSTTSDRFARQTDLVPRDAIQRHRVSVIGVGAVGRQVALQLAAMGVNRLQIFDFDIVEPTNITSQGYTQNDFGQLKVEATKEAIQLLDPDIEVLTVPHRFRPQDPVAEVVFCCVDSITARTAIWRMLKSRCQFWCDGRMLAETVRVLAAADHSERTYYSSTLFSARQANIGRCTARSTIYTANICAGLMLQQYTRFLRGQTIDRDLSFNLAASELVSL; from the coding sequence ATGACGAGTTCGACCACTTCTGACCGTTTTGCACGGCAAACAGATCTGGTGCCTCGTGATGCAATTCAGCGTCATCGGGTGAGCGTGATTGGTGTTGGTGCCGTCGGCCGGCAAGTGGCTTTGCAACTGGCGGCCATGGGGGTGAATCGACTTCAAATCTTTGACTTCGATATCGTCGAACCAACGAACATTACCTCTCAAGGTTACACTCAAAACGATTTCGGGCAGCTCAAGGTCGAAGCGACGAAGGAGGCGATTCAATTGCTCGATCCGGACATTGAAGTCCTGACTGTACCGCACCGGTTTCGGCCGCAGGATCCGGTTGCCGAGGTTGTCTTCTGTTGTGTCGATTCGATCACTGCCCGCACGGCGATCTGGCGGATGCTCAAAAGCCGTTGCCAGTTCTGGTGCGACGGCCGAATGCTAGCCGAGACCGTACGAGTGTTGGCTGCCGCCGACCACAGCGAGCGGACATATTACAGCTCAACGCTGTTCTCGGCACGACAAGCCAACATCGGTCGCTGTACGGCACGCAGCACAATCTACACAGCCAACATCTGTGCCGGTCTGATGCTCCAACAGTACACCCGCTTCCTGCGAGGACAGACGATCGACCGGGACCTGTCGTTCAACCTCGCCGCCAGCGAACTGGTGAGCTTGTGA
- a CDS encoding MPN domain-containing protein, with the protein MPTLRFTPYAWSKLLYLRDRGETEVGGFGLSTPDDLFCIEDIRLIRQHTTVASVEFDDDAVTDFYDEQVDQGRQLEQFSRVWLHTHPGESAEPSNTDEQTFERVFGHVAWSVMMILARGGESYARLRFGSGPTAELEVPIDIAWEFPFPESDHAAWDDEYDRCVQPVHQTEWSNLKDLAGVPLDEEFVLPTDPRFLDFERSSFFDDEFDHF; encoded by the coding sequence GTGCCAACGCTCCGGTTCACGCCGTATGCTTGGAGCAAACTGCTCTATCTACGGGACCGGGGTGAAACCGAAGTCGGTGGTTTTGGACTCAGTACACCCGATGATCTGTTTTGCATCGAAGACATCCGACTGATCCGTCAGCACACCACTGTGGCCAGTGTCGAATTCGACGATGACGCGGTCACCGACTTTTATGATGAGCAGGTTGATCAAGGTCGTCAGCTCGAGCAGTTCAGCCGCGTGTGGCTTCACACACACCCTGGTGAATCTGCCGAGCCTAGTAACACCGACGAGCAAACCTTCGAGAGGGTTTTCGGCCACGTTGCCTGGTCGGTGATGATGATTCTAGCTCGCGGCGGTGAGAGCTATGCCCGCTTGCGGTTTGGTAGCGGTCCGACGGCCGAACTCGAAGTCCCGATCGACATCGCGTGGGAATTCCCATTCCCGGAAAGCGATCACGCCGCCTGGGATGATGAGTATGACCGCTGTGTCCAGCCGGTCCATCAGACTGAGTGGTCGAACCTCAAAGATCTCGCCGGCGTTCCCTTGGACGAGGAATTCGTTTTACCGACCGATCCCCGATTTCTCGATTTTGAAAGGAGCAGTTTCTTTGATGACGAGTTCGACCACTTCTGA
- a CDS encoding RnfH family protein: MKIFLINNDGAGFADTQELSEGTTIQALFAKTVPHGRPEDYLIRLNRGPVAADYVLQDGDRVSITPTKIEGATIRC, from the coding sequence ATGAAAATTTTTCTGATCAACAACGACGGCGCGGGCTTCGCGGATACGCAAGAACTCTCCGAAGGCACCACGATTCAAGCATTGTTTGCGAAGACCGTGCCGCACGGTCGACCCGAGGATTATTTGATTCGGCTCAATCGCGGACCGGTCGCAGCAGACTATGTGCTGCAAGACGGCGACCGTGTTTCGATCACTCCGACGAAAATCGAGGGGGCAACAATTCGTTGCTAG
- a CDS encoding AAA family ATPase yields MSTLAAAIRAINSLATPEGTTLLVLQNFHRFLQSAEIVQAVARQVIAGKQNRTILVVLSPVVQLPVELEKLFVVIDHDLPDRRQLAEIARGIATEDSELPHGVEFETVLDAAAGLTRLEAENAFSLSLVRHGRVRADVLWELKSQTLRQSGLLDLHRGQESFAGLGGLENLKAFCLRAMRRQTTSNSRCRPRGVLLLSPPGCGKSAFAKSLGQETGRPTLTLEIGSLLGSLVGQSESNLRQALQIVEAMSPCILFCDELEKGLSGVASSGQTDSGVTARLFGRLLSWLNDRTCDVFFVGTCNDISKLPPELTRAERFDSLFYIDLPSQSQRQAIWEIYLEQFGIDRDQPKPDDTDWSGAEIRSCCRLATLLDVPLIEAAKNIVPIAVTAAESVAKLRQWASGRCLDAETAGIYRQQTSTSKRRRRVTTDPSSN; encoded by the coding sequence GTGTCGACGCTGGCGGCAGCGATCCGAGCCATCAATTCGTTGGCGACACCGGAAGGCACGACGCTGCTCGTTTTGCAGAACTTCCATCGGTTCTTACAGTCAGCGGAGATCGTGCAGGCGGTCGCGCGGCAAGTGATCGCCGGGAAACAGAATCGGACCATCTTGGTGGTGCTCTCGCCGGTGGTGCAGTTGCCGGTGGAACTCGAAAAACTGTTTGTCGTGATCGACCACGATCTCCCCGATCGTCGGCAACTCGCCGAGATCGCCCGCGGGATCGCCACCGAAGACTCTGAACTGCCCCATGGAGTCGAATTCGAAACAGTATTGGATGCGGCCGCGGGACTGACACGGTTGGAAGCGGAGAATGCGTTCAGTTTATCACTCGTGCGGCATGGACGAGTACGGGCGGATGTCTTGTGGGAACTCAAAAGCCAAACGCTGCGGCAGAGTGGTTTGCTGGATTTGCACCGCGGCCAGGAATCCTTCGCCGGACTCGGAGGTTTGGAGAACCTCAAGGCGTTTTGTTTGCGGGCCATGCGGAGACAAACAACTAGCAATTCGCGTTGCCGACCCCGGGGCGTATTGCTGCTCTCACCACCGGGGTGTGGGAAATCGGCCTTCGCGAAAAGTCTGGGCCAAGAGACGGGACGACCGACACTGACACTGGAAATTGGTAGTTTGCTCGGAAGTTTAGTCGGGCAGTCCGAGTCGAATTTGCGACAGGCCCTGCAGATTGTCGAAGCGATGTCGCCCTGCATTTTGTTTTGCGACGAACTCGAGAAAGGACTCTCGGGAGTGGCTTCGAGCGGGCAAACCGATTCGGGTGTGACGGCCCGGTTGTTTGGCCGACTGCTATCGTGGCTCAACGACCGCACGTGCGATGTGTTCTTTGTCGGTACGTGTAACGACATCAGCAAACTACCACCGGAACTCACACGAGCCGAACGGTTCGACAGTTTGTTCTACATCGACCTGCCGAGCCAGTCGCAACGCCAAGCGATTTGGGAGATTTACCTGGAGCAGTTCGGCATCGACCGCGATCAACCCAAGCCAGACGATACGGATTGGTCGGGCGCGGAAATTCGCAGTTGCTGTCGGTTGGCGACGCTGTTGGATGTGCCGCTGATCGAAGCAGCCAAGAACATCGTGCCCATCGCGGTCACGGCCGCCGAGTCGGTGGCCAAACTTCGACAGTGGGCGAGCGGTCGCTGTCTGGATGCTGAGACTGCCGGCATCTATCGCCAGCAGACGTCCACAAGCAAGCGACGCCGACGGGTGACCACCGACCCGTCCAGCAATTGA